aacagcctcgatgtaatcccttggattgaggtcgcagcgaacgtcaatccccagcatggcgattttgctttgtatcaccggcggagtaccacagagggaggaaagaggggaaaatgctgactttttcgctgtgagagcgcatacctgtgttttcttggtattaaactcaacaaaattatcagagccccatttggcgatgagctctaatgtcctatcgagttcaatgacaagatccttccgcctctcctcaatttccgctcgcccagccactgcgcgtccgtggtatccaccatgcactgtactatcgtctgcatagcaatatATGTTcgcaagagagagcatatcattgatatgcaaaagaaagagtgtgggagatagcacagatccctgggggaccccagcattcactacatagaattgtgaagcgcaaccatcaactaaaacacgaaggcttcgcttgtgtaggaagctggcaatccaggagcgtagctgagcaggcaggcctgcagcttggagagaagacttctgtgccagaccctgtcgaaagccttggagatatcgaggctgacagccaacgattctccatgcttgtcaatagcttcaccccagaggtgtgttacgtacgctagaagatcacctgtggaccgttttggtcgaaacccgtactgacgatcattaatcagacagtgatcttctaggtaatggatcagttagttgtttaaaatccgttccatcaccttacaaagtattgaggtgatagctattggccgataatttgccgggtcagaccgatccccttttttgggaaccgcttgcacattagctcttttTCAAGCCTCCGgaacacatcccgaagagagagaaagttggaacaggcgcgttaatacaggagacagctccgctgcgcacttcttcagcactatggctggtattccatcgagaccgctagctttccgtacgtcaagtgattgcagctccgcacgcacatcacgttgcctgattttgatgtcagacatcgtatggccacatgaaggtattgtaggtggcagcgcactgcaatcatcgatgacggaattaccagCAAAGattttagccaggagatcagcttgcagactgtgagctagcgatccgtccggatttctaagcggtggcagcgaaggttggcagaaattgttttccacagacttggtcagacgctagaagctacgggagccctaGGAttcgaaacaaggtcatgaccaatctgtacaatgcgctgagcatccgctctcgtgtatgcctttctacaggacttggaattattattgtagtttgctttcagtgagtcaatgttagatgccccgctaatgcagccgttgatccacttgcgatatgccgcctgcttagatgatacagcatcggcacattcacgagtgaaccagcGGTTACGcatacccctactgacgagatctgagctaggaatgtagtattccattcccaacatgatctcgtcagcaacagcagcggcactagctgtcgggtcaatCCCACTGAAgtaacgttccttccaagggaccgacgcatagtaatcgcgcataccgtcccaatctgccgacttatagtgcgaaacgcgacgtttgcataccgctgatggcggcagcttggcctgtgtcactctggtagatataaggctgtgatccgaagagccaagaggagcctgaaccacaacctgatattccaccgggtgagaagtcagcagaaggtccagtagagaaggtgcttgcccatcaatgtctgggatcctggtgggctgatcaaccagttgggtcaagacatgtgtgagagcaaaagcatgagcagtttttccagcatggtcagttttgagggatttcaaccatgattcgcggtgagcattaaaatcccccaaaatcaccaattccgcgttaggaaactgctcttgcgcagcatctgccacccgactaagatggtcaaataatcggcttgtctccaagtcaccattgtgggatctgtagaggcacacgtagactcgactctgacgaaccaggtccacacgtaccaccaacatgaagaaggaggggtcctccaagcagcgcaatcggtgacagcaaacatccgtcctgacgaacaagcatactccggctttcgctttgaaggattcttcaagcgtgtagccgggataattaaggtagctggtatcggcaggacggagtatttgtgtctccgtgagaaacaacattgctggccgtgctgtctcgagatggtggtgaacagcgttgaggttagcgtggagtccacagatgttagagaactcgacctcaaacagcgagggtatggtgggggtatgcaccgctgtacgaccgttatttttattttgcgctaccatttgggaaaaaaaaatggaaaagagacgtgaagcgagcgacgtattgccacgatagggatgggcaaagtgtgaaTGCgcgtttccccaagtggttgccaaaggaaaaatacactgacccgctggacggaagggcccccgaacccccccggaagtggctgctgggaccccaccttccggtcactaaccggcacgacggtccaccccgagattatgcgtggcctggtagggcagcctcgcgagctggttaggcacgctcgggcccctttactatgccacgggcggccagcggaacagccgtttcttcgggtctccctgtccggcaggtcaatacagtttcccccggcattggttcaacagccgtctccattggaccaacacccatcgcggcaatgctcgctcgggcactggctgtacgctggctgacctcgaaacgcggctgcaagccacttcacgagtttttcaccatgcgtacgttggtaacaagccaggcggatgtttaacatcctaccaccagatgagcagatggtcgctcagatatcccttaatcgcctcttacgacacccatgggaacgagaggggcagtgaaatgtattctttctccgtcactacacggataaaaatatataaacatacatacaattatgGTTCGGgaatttgtgtttaattaatataattagttgtGCCTGGTACGGATTGCACTGTCTTTTGAAATATACTATCACGCAAGTTCCGACAACCGTAGCTTTCAACACGATAGGTGAACGCGTAGAagacgaaaaaatatttatataggttCCAGTAACTCGTTGGAGCTTCACtcgggtagaataagggtcacataaaatgtttatattgtaatacatataactctattggtttatgATTTTACGCAGCGCACACCAGTAAAGATCGCAGTCGTTATATTTTACGACATCTTCAACAgttatcgtcatatttcagacaatttaaaaatcattaatgaattataagatacttacctttatttatttatttaaaaactttttgcccACCACATTGATTAGTATGACAAAAAGCGGACttgcctaaaggcattctctaccagtcaacctaaGGCTAAGCGGAAATTCGTGTaatctttcacgccgaaggttgtgtgttcgtttcccacccaggacagacatttgtgtgcatgacaTGTATGgtcgtcctgagtctgggtgtaattatctatataattatgtatttacaaaagaaaagtagtatatgtagtatatcagttgtgtaatttccatagtacaagctctgcttagtttggaatcagatatCCTTGGTGAattatgtcccaggatatatatttatttaggataattattaaaaaaacctcctctcccatttgaggagaaggttttgagcttattccaccacgattcTCAAATGCAGGTtggtgtggcagaatttcaatgtaattagacatatgtaggtttcctcattATGTTTAACTGCACTGTCgagaacacaaattaagcacataaaacttCAGTCGTGCTTATCTGGGTGGGCCCGCaattggttaagatttacgcgttctaaccactgagctatctataaatattaataaaaaatatgcgttatatttttatgtttgtgtcaGGTAAATGTGATCCCTGTCATCGATTAGATGAGAAATTACTTTTTCCGAGAATGAGTACGTTTCGGCTAAAcagatattttatatcattaagcTATTGCTTATCAAATTCAGtgtcaaaaattttaatcaatatttgcACTTGCTTAAGTTTGTCACAAAATTATCAATGTTTCGTTGGCCACAAAGTAAGGAATGGTGGTGTGTGGTGAGCAATTAACATCGGTTGGACCATTTGCCCGCCCaaaaaaacaaagttacttatataagaatataatgaGGATATTGTCTTCAACAGATGTCGGGTTTGATCTTCGCGCCTAATGTAAGTCATACGAAGGGTTTATGGAACATAGACCCGGTTCTATCTTACCACAGTGCAGCTACGGAACACACCGTGCAGATTATCTTGGGTGTTGTTTCAATAATGCTGTGCGTGGTCAGCGTGATGCTACTAGTTGGAGCTATTTGTGTtagtagtaatatatataaccttttttcTGAATCACATTTTGAAAATGGAAGTCCATTTAAGAGCTCTGACTTAATGTCTAAGGAACTTTATTTTTACGGGGCTTGGGTGGCGTAATataatgtaagaaaaatattacactCACTTCTTTAAATGGAATCTAAAGAAGATCTTGCTAtgaagttttatatattgtaaatatggtTTAACTAAAGAtagccctgtggtaagaacgcgtgaatcttaaccgatgatcgtgggttcaaacccgggcaagcaccactgaattttcatgtgcttaatttgtgattataattcatctcgtgctttacggtgaaggaaaacatcgtgaggaaacctgcatgtgtctaatttcactgaagttctgccacatgtgaattctaccaacccgcattggagcagcgtggtggaataagatctaaaccttctcctcaaaaagaggagaggaggcctttagcccagcagtgggacattcacaggctgttacggtaaagaTAGATACCCCTATTAGCTAcagtaagttattatttatggtaaggacttataaacattgcttatcGACTCTCTGGTTAAACGCTAATCACCCGCGTAACAACGACAATAAAATAAGGcctttatttactggtggtagagctttgtgcaagctcctctgggtaggtaccacccactcatcagatattctaccgcaaaacagcagtacttgtatgtattgtgtttcggtttgaagggtgagtgagccagtgtaattacaggcacaaggaatataagatcttaattcccaaggttggtggcgcattggtgatgtaagcgatggttaacatttcttacaatgccaatgtctatgggcgtcggtgaccacttaccatcaggtgacccatatgctcgtccgccttcctattctataaaaaaggccTTAAGTATAATCTacagtataatttataatatatttttatattttttaatttagttataaaacaacaattattaataattactcttTTAGTCGTACAATACGGCTCCGTCCGCTGCAAATATCATACTCTCCTATTCAGAAAAAATAagagaaataacaataaaaataatatatatatatatattatttattattgacactttattgcacccaaacttaaaactaaaaattacaatttttaaacaaaaaagttgcatgaggtgcaacaggcggccttatcgctaagcagcgatctctttcaggcaacctttgggcagaggatcataatatttataaatgggaagggtacaagccagtatacctatatactacatacataatacatacatacatatatatactataataaatacatacataaataaatacataatatatatataataaaaataggagatataacaaaacaaaaaattaacaacgacaacgactgcttagtattaataatgcgaCAAGTAAAAGTCCTTAACCATACTTTTAAAAACGGCCAATGACTGTGCGCGCCTTGTAGCTAAGGATAATGAGTTCCAAAGTCGAGAAGCTTCAACTGTGAAGGACTTAGAATAGTAggaagaagagtgagaaggaatggagagaattaaattttcattcgagCGAAGAGCGCGCTTATGAGTCTCCCTTAGGAGAGTGAAACGCTCTTTAAGATAGAAGGGTGTCGCTGGATTAAAAAGAATAGAATAGAGAAGAGATAAAatgtgagtattcctgcgaaggcGAATAGGGAGCCACTTGAGTTTTTGGCGAAATTCGGAAACATGATCATATTTGCGCAAACCAAATATGAACCGTATACATAGGTTTTGTAATCGCTCAAGTTTGTTTAATTGCTCCTCACTTAAGTTAGTGTAACAAGTGTCAGCATAGTCAAGAATCGGTAGAAGGAGAGATTGTGCTAGCGTAACTTTAGTTGGAATGGGTAGAAAGTTTTTCAatcttctattatatatatttctaaatatattgatttgtttCCCAACAGAATATGCCGATGCTAATACTGATATACCAGTGGGGCGCAGTTTTGTACAGTGCAACAGTTTTCTTGCTGTTATTCATTCTGGCTGTGTTCTGTTTCTTTGTGCATTCGAATTGTGTACTGGCCGGTGCTGCTCTGTGCGGGCTGATGGTGTGTGAAGTATTGGGTAAGTATGACTTTAAtcattttctttgttatttatatattatgtgttaataattcatatatctGAATGTTTGATTTTGCTGGATAATTTATTGTGTGGAGTTTCCCTTGTGTACATTTACCGATTTCGAATACTACTCGTATATACTGttttacagttatatatttatatatatagtaatcatATTAGTTGACTTATTTTTCTGtccgttttataattaaatacttatgaataaatattatctgttttatttttaattaccacagacttgatataaaaataaagttacagattatattattatatttatgtttttcagTTACAATTTATTTCCTGATCGTCGCAAACAGCCTACGAATGTCTCAGAAGTATTTAGCGAACGATGAAGTCTTGTACTAGCAACAGAGAAAGCGACACgacttatttattactttgtgAAAGAACCTCTAAAGAGGTTTTACGGTATATTTGCTATGTTTGAACGAATAAAATGTTTAGAGTGGTTCTTCATTTTGCTTTTATTCTCCTTTTTGTTTAAGACTACTAAAATACAAGGATTATAATTTGAGATTTAATCGCTACATTTAAAACTCGTAAGAATACTGTTTCTATAGGATTTCTTCAAAtacattgttttttgttttgttataattataagacaagttactatatatataggcaattataatatttaaatatttgttgattaTAAATACTGAATCGACGACTATTGTTTAAAGAATGATTCAAATACTGACATAACTACAGTCAGTCAGTTGCTGCTTTACTGCGAGACAAAGGTCTCTTATTGAGAAAAATAGGTAGGAGCTGAAATCACCACGcagctattattatatattcctttTGTTTTCCTTACCTATAACTTGATTCACGaactaagcacataaaaatcaCATTGCAaattttaatctgaaataagaaaaaggttaattaaaaaaagctgcATATAAATCGCATCGTTTGTTAACCGATTATTCGACTGtgtgtttacaaaaaaatatcttgttgCCAATAGACTATTAGTGTATGTAGTACCAGTGGTACCAGCTGTTGCCGTTAATTGCTTTATAGTAATATCACTACAAGACTCACTCAACACATCTGGACGAACAAGGCCTAGAAAATTAAGCTCATCTGTTTATAGGTCATGTTGGAAATTATAGGTTCACAATTGAGCGTCTAGGACTTAGAATGGAGGCTTTGAATTTTTTTCGTTTTCGTGATAATGAGTGCGTCattattccaacacgctactCAACAGCAGATCGGATACACCTGTGACggattttcattcgacacgttcaggtttcctcacgatgtatctCATATCAGCCtgtaagtgtcccactgctgggctaaggcctcctctccatttttgaggagaaggtttggagcttattccaccacgctgctccagtgcgggttggtggaatacacatgtggcagaatttcaatgaaattagaaacatgcaggcttcctcacgatgttttccttcacctacaagaacgagatgaattataatcttcGATTAATATTGCTCTAACAATTGCGATAACTCTTCtcttttatctaaaataaaatatttgtataatattgtagtTGGGTACACTTGAATGATCATTAACACCTTTACACCGCATTCAGAtatagctataaaatatatcataaaaatagatatgtaactacaaataacttatataactatacttttaaaactatacccatatactatacatatatttaacaaactatggattgatttaaaaattcatGACAAAAaggtatttataaagtaaaaatcaaaataaaaaaaaaataggtaggtGTGCTAATTATGAGCGCATGGAATTGATTGCCGTTAAATCggatataattaattcatttttgacAAAATTGTCAAAAAATGTCAAGCATAAAGTTGCTAGTAAacttataaattttcaatttaatacaacaataattCAACCGATTTCAACCCTCTCATATTAAGATTTAACATAGTTATAGTAGATTTTAGTATTGTCTATCAATAAATAAGAGAAACAAATTGTATGAAGCCAACTCCGAAGATAACAATCGTAAAAAACCGTCTAGCTAGTAGTAATCTAGtccaaataacaattaatcgTCAATCGTCATAACATTCAAATT
The DNA window shown above is from Nymphalis io chromosome 25, ilAglIoxx1.1, whole genome shotgun sequence and carries:
- the LOC126778305 gene encoding uncharacterized protein LOC126778305 — its product is MKYMDKLPTVISCCFCCFLRAGTVMIAIFSFMSGLIFAPNVSHTKGLWNIDPVLSYHSAATEHTVQIILGVVSIMLCVVSVMLLVGAICNMPMLILIYQWGAVLYSATVFLLLFILAVFCFFVHSNCVLAGAALCGLMVCEVLVTIYFLIVANSLRMSQKYLANDEVLY